One Acanthopagrus latus isolate v.2019 chromosome 12, fAcaLat1.1, whole genome shotgun sequence genomic region harbors:
- the tmem174 gene encoding transmembrane protein 174, whose protein sequence is MDQLASAPQTFSSNMAVQSPDTLLDRMKFGATLFFTGIFIDLVGVVFTVTGWEHYRANSTFEWTQILGPVIIIIGGTFIVTSVLKFKIVSCWPCGQWDEEATAMEETSTGHTFTLSCINQQVVFSGATTMLCVPPVYDFRNQEVRQTIDFQPGRSVSLASIPSYESVCCVDNAAFTAEEESSAVNTGTGHRTSRSWRSEEERHCDGDGGSTHSRPPAYEDIYPSSQKHNRT, encoded by the exons ATGGACCAACTAGCATCAGCGCCCCAAACCTTCTCGTCCAACATGGCAGTTCAAAGTCCTGACACTTTGCTGGACAGGATGAAGTTCGGAGCTACTCTGTTCTTCACTGGAATCTTCATAGACCTCGTGggtgttgttttcactgttacTGGCTGGGAACACTACCGAGCTAACAGCACCTTTGAGTGGACCCAAATCCTGGGCCCCGTCATTATCATCATCGGAGGCACTTTCATTGTTACCAGTGTCTTGAAGTTCAAGATCGTCTCCTGTTGGCCCTGTGGACAGTGGGACGAGGAAGCGACCGCGATGGAGGAAACCTCAACAGGACACACTTTTACCTTAAGTTGCATAAATCAGCAAGTTGTGTTCAGTGGTGCCACGACAATGCTGTGTGTTCCACCTGTGTATGACTTTAGAAACCAGGAAGTACGTCAGACCATTGACTTCCAGCCGGGCAGGTCTGTGAGCCTGGCATCCATTCCTTCTTATGaatctgtgtgctgtgtggatAACGCAGCTTTTACTGCAGAAGAGGAAAGCTCAGCTGTCAACACAGGAACAGGCCACAGAACGAGCAG GTCTTGGAGGTCGGAAGAGGAAAGACATTGCGACGGCGACGGCGGCTCTACCCATTCACGTCCACCTGCGTACGAGGACATCTACCCTTCCTCCCAAAAACACAATCGGACATAA